Proteins found in one Methylobacterium sp. CB376 genomic segment:
- a CDS encoding magnesium transporter CorA family protein, which yields MITLHGPGGVVAEGEACAAPPPHGVWLDLVDPSETEIALAEEATGLQVPSRAALSEVERSSRLRRRRDALYLSTPMVSFVPGDLGLRPLGFVLTRERLVSIRFQPLAAFDAVKQRQAERDGLETSVGVLTALMAELVDAMADSLEAMSDALDALSTRVFHFDAGHGEASAPKRRDLALRRILGEIGRRGKALAKLRSALVGLDRMVPYVASEAEAWLGPEDHAHLDTLHLDIASLEEFETRLSETVQFLLDAALGLINIEQNNTFRVLTVVSIIGIPPTLVASMYGMNFKHMPELDWAWGYPYGLAVIALSALAPALWFKLRGWF from the coding sequence ATGATCACCCTGCACGGCCCCGGCGGCGTCGTGGCCGAAGGCGAGGCCTGCGCGGCGCCGCCGCCTCACGGGGTCTGGCTCGACCTCGTCGATCCGAGCGAGACCGAGATCGCGCTCGCCGAGGAGGCGACGGGGCTCCAGGTGCCCAGCCGCGCGGCCCTGAGCGAGGTCGAGCGGTCGAGCCGCCTGCGGCGGCGGCGCGACGCGCTCTACCTCAGCACCCCGATGGTGTCCTTCGTTCCGGGCGATCTCGGGCTTCGCCCGCTCGGCTTCGTGCTGACCCGCGAGCGGCTGGTCTCGATCCGCTTCCAGCCGCTCGCGGCCTTCGACGCGGTCAAGCAGCGCCAGGCCGAGCGCGACGGCCTGGAGACCAGCGTCGGGGTGCTCACCGCCCTGATGGCCGAACTCGTCGACGCCATGGCGGACAGCCTGGAGGCGATGAGCGACGCGCTCGACGCGCTCTCGACCCGGGTCTTCCACTTCGACGCGGGGCACGGCGAGGCCTCGGCGCCCAAGCGGCGCGACCTCGCCCTGCGCCGGATCCTCGGCGAGATCGGGCGCCGGGGGAAGGCCCTCGCCAAGCTGCGCTCCGCCCTCGTCGGCCTCGACCGGATGGTGCCCTACGTGGCGAGCGAGGCGGAGGCCTGGCTCGGCCCGGAGGACCATGCCCATCTCGACACGCTGCACCTCGACATCGCCTCGCTGGAGGAGTTCGAGACCCGGCTCTCCGAGACGGTGCAGTTCCTGCTCGACGCGGCCCTCGGCCTCATCAACATCGAGCAGAACAACACGTTTCGCGTGCTCACGGTGGTGTCGATCATCGGCATCCCGCCGACGCTCGTCGCGTCGATGTACGGCATGAACTTCAAGCACATGCCGGAGCTGGACTGGGCCTGGGGCTATCCCTACGGGCTCGCCGTGATCGCGCTGAGCGCGCTCGCGCCCGCCCTGTGGTTCAAGCTGAGGGGCTGGTTCTGA
- a CDS encoding papain-like cysteine protease family protein — translation MPIPQFLSPRPIQGHAPAAVSALGGSAPPLRRRLSFGIEQQEQDNWCWAAVGVSIEHFYAGARRRTQCALACTALGRQDCCADGGSDTTKCDKPWYLDRVLKIVGHLEDTTAQPLTFAQVQARIDAGSVVGCRIGWYGGGGHFVAVIGYLTQDGRTYLDIADPIWMETQMETQVAYDEFPSLYRSGGDWTHSYLTAPTASGGAAVAQAGADDPDLLGA, via the coding sequence ATGCCTATTCCGCAATTCCTGTCACCGCGGCCGATCCAGGGCCACGCCCCCGCAGCCGTGTCGGCCCTGGGAGGGTCCGCTCCGCCCCTTCGACGCAGGCTGAGCTTCGGAATCGAGCAGCAGGAGCAGGACAATTGGTGCTGGGCCGCAGTCGGCGTCAGCATCGAGCACTTCTACGCCGGCGCTCGCAGGCGGACGCAATGCGCACTCGCCTGCACCGCCCTCGGTCGTCAGGATTGCTGCGCCGACGGAGGGAGCGACACGACCAAGTGCGACAAGCCCTGGTACCTGGATCGTGTCCTGAAGATCGTCGGTCACCTGGAGGACACCACCGCCCAGCCTCTGACCTTCGCCCAGGTGCAGGCGCGGATCGACGCGGGCTCGGTCGTCGGCTGTCGGATCGGGTGGTATGGTGGGGGCGGCCACTTCGTCGCCGTGATCGGATATCTCACGCAGGACGGCCGGACCTATCTCGACATCGCGGACCCGATTTGGATGGAGACCCAGATGGAGACTCAGGTGGCCTACGATGAGTTTCCGTCCCTGTACCGATCGGGAGGCGACTGGACGCATTCCTATCTCACGGCCCCGACCGCCAGCGGGGGCGCCGCGGTGGCGCAGGCGGGCGCGGACGATCCGGATCTCCTGGGAGCATGA
- a CDS encoding CsbD family protein, translating to MADEAAGHAKQGIDGLTGDRKLQAEGRAQELKGRALKGLGEAKDAVEAIRETF from the coding sequence ATGGCCGACGAGGCGGCCGGCCACGCCAAGCAGGGGATCGACGGCCTCACGGGCGACCGGAAGCTTCAGGCCGAGGGGAGGGCGCAGGAGCTGAAGGGCCGAGCGCTGAAGGGGCTCGGCGAAGCCAAGGACGCCGTCGAGGCGATCCGCGAGACGTTCTGA
- a CDS encoding DMT family transporter has product MVAAKMSLSAAAGPGRAMLLAVAGIGLLSLMDAMIKGLAARYAVPEIAFLRYLSGSVLILALLAWRRPGWPSAATWRANGLRAVLAAATALTFFTGLARLPLAEALALSFLSPIFIALFAGLLLREMVRPRVWAALLLGLAGVLVVAGGQLGGAAAGEGHLLGIAAVLASALTYALSMVLLRARAARDSVAVIVAIQHVGPAALLAAPAASTWVPVAASDWPAFALVGALGVAGHLVLSRAYAGAEAARLAVAEYSALIWAVGLGYLAFGEVPGLATAAGSGLILAGSALAARR; this is encoded by the coding sequence GTGGTCGCGGCGAAGATGTCCTTAAGCGCGGCGGCCGGGCCCGGGCGCGCGATGCTGCTCGCCGTGGCCGGCATCGGCCTCCTGTCGCTGATGGACGCGATGATCAAGGGGCTGGCGGCGCGCTACGCCGTGCCGGAGATCGCGTTCCTGCGCTACCTTTCCGGGTCGGTCCTGATCCTGGCGCTGCTGGCGTGGCGGCGGCCGGGCTGGCCCTCCGCGGCGACGTGGCGCGCGAACGGCCTGCGCGCGGTGCTGGCGGCCGCGACCGCGCTCACCTTCTTCACCGGGCTCGCCCGCCTGCCCCTCGCCGAGGCGCTGGCCCTCTCCTTCCTCAGCCCGATCTTCATCGCGCTCTTCGCCGGCCTGCTGCTGCGGGAGATGGTGCGGCCGCGCGTCTGGGCGGCCCTGCTGCTCGGCCTCGCCGGGGTGCTGGTCGTGGCGGGCGGGCAGCTCGGCGGCGCCGCGGCGGGGGAGGGGCACCTCCTCGGCATCGCCGCCGTGCTCGCCTCGGCGCTGACCTACGCGCTCTCGATGGTGCTGCTGCGCGCCCGCGCCGCGCGGGATTCCGTCGCGGTGATCGTGGCGATCCAGCATGTCGGGCCGGCCGCGCTGCTGGCGGCGCCCGCCGCCTCCACCTGGGTGCCGGTGGCCGCGTCGGACTGGCCGGCCTTCGCGCTGGTCGGCGCGCTCGGGGTGGCGGGCCACCTCGTGCTCAGCCGCGCCTATGCGGGGGCGGAGGCCGCCCGGCTCGCGGTCGCCGAGTACTCGGCGCTGATCTGGGCCGTCGGCCTCGGCTATCTCGCCTTCGGCGAGGTGCCGGGGCTCGCCACCGCGGCGGGATCCGGTCTGATCCTGGCGGGCTCGGCCCTGGCGGCGCGGCGCTGA
- the groL gene encoding chaperonin GroEL (60 kDa chaperone family; promotes refolding of misfolded polypeptides especially under stressful conditions; forms two stacked rings of heptamers to form a barrel-shaped 14mer; ends can be capped by GroES; misfolded proteins enter the barrel where they are refolded when GroES binds) — MAAKDVRFASDAREKMLRGVDILADAVKVTLGPKGRNVVIEKSFGAPRITKDGVTVAKEIELADKFENMGAQMVREVASKTNDLAGDGTTTATVLAQAIVKEGAKYVAAGMNPMDLKRGIDLAVTAVVKDIQGRSKKVSASEEIAQVGTISANGDKDIGQMIAQAMQKVGNEGVITVEEAKTAETELDVVEGMQFDRGYLSPYFITNAEKMIAELEDPYILIHEKKLSSLQAMLPVLEAVVQTGKPLLIVAEDIEGEALATLVVNKLRGGLKVAAVKAPGFGDRRKAMLEDIAILTAGQMIAEDLGIKLENVTLPMLGRAKRVRIEKENTTIIDGAGDKADIEARVAQIKAQIEETTSDYDREKLQERLAKLAGGVAVIRVGGATEVEVKEKKDRVDDALHATRAAVEEGIVPGGGAALLRAREAIKDLKSDNADVQAGIKIVLKALEAPIRQIAANAGVEGSIVVGKVAENGSATFGFDAQNETYVDLIQAGIVDPAKVVRTALQDAASVAGLLVTTEAMVADAPKKEAPPAMPGGGGMGGMDF, encoded by the coding sequence ATGGCAGCGAAAGACGTTCGTTTCGCCTCCGACGCCCGCGAGAAGATGCTGCGCGGCGTCGACATCCTGGCGGATGCGGTCAAGGTGACGCTCGGCCCGAAGGGCCGCAACGTGGTGATCGAGAAGAGCTTCGGGGCTCCGCGGATCACCAAGGACGGCGTGACGGTCGCCAAGGAGATCGAGCTCGCCGACAAGTTCGAGAACATGGGCGCCCAGATGGTGCGCGAAGTGGCCTCGAAGACCAACGACCTCGCGGGTGACGGCACCACCACGGCGACCGTGCTGGCCCAGGCCATCGTCAAGGAAGGCGCCAAGTACGTCGCCGCCGGCATGAACCCGATGGACCTCAAGCGCGGCATCGACCTCGCCGTCACCGCGGTCGTGAAGGACATCCAGGGCCGCTCCAAGAAGGTCTCGGCCTCCGAGGAGATCGCCCAGGTCGGCACCATCTCGGCCAACGGCGACAAGGACATCGGCCAGATGATCGCTCAGGCGATGCAGAAGGTCGGCAACGAGGGCGTGATCACGGTCGAGGAGGCCAAGACGGCCGAGACCGAGCTCGACGTGGTCGAGGGCATGCAGTTCGACCGCGGCTACCTCTCCCCGTACTTCATCACGAACGCGGAGAAGATGATCGCCGAGCTCGAGGATCCCTACATCCTGATCCACGAGAAGAAGCTGTCGTCGCTGCAGGCGATGCTGCCGGTGCTCGAGGCGGTGGTGCAGACCGGCAAGCCGCTGCTGATCGTGGCCGAGGACATCGAGGGCGAGGCGCTGGCCACGCTGGTGGTCAACAAGCTGCGCGGCGGTCTGAAGGTGGCGGCCGTGAAGGCGCCGGGCTTCGGCGACCGGCGCAAGGCGATGCTGGAGGACATCGCGATCCTGACCGCCGGTCAGATGATCGCGGAGGATCTCGGCATCAAGCTGGAGAACGTGACGCTTCCGATGCTCGGGCGGGCCAAGCGGGTGCGGATCGAGAAGGAGAACACCACGATCATCGATGGGGCCGGGGATAAGGCGGACATCGAGGCGCGGGTGGCGCAGATCAAGGCGCAGATCGAGGAGACGACCTCGGACTACGACCGGGAGAAGCTGCAGGAGCGCCTGGCGAAGCTGGCCGGGGGCGTGGCGGTGATCCGGGTCGGCGGCGCGACCGAGGTCGAGGTCAAGGAGAAGAAGGACCGCGTCGACGACGCGCTCCACGCGACCCGCGCGGCCGTGGAGGAGGGCATCGTCCCGGGCGGCGGCGCCGCCCTGCTGCGGGCTCGCGAGGCCATCAAGGACCTCAAGAGCGACAACGCCGACGTCCAGGCCGGCATCAAGATCGTCCTCAAGGCGCTTGAGGCTCCGATCCGCCAGATCGCCGCGAATGCCGGCGTCGAGGGCTCGATCGTGGTCGGCAAGGTCGCCGAGAACGGCTCGGCCACCTTCGGCTTCGACGCGCAGAACGAGACCTACGTCGACCTGATCCAGGCCGGCATCGTCGACCCGGCCAAGGTCGTGCGCACCGCCCTGCAGGACGCCGCCTCGGTGGCCGGCCTGCTGGTGACGACCGAGGCGATGGTCGCCGACGCGCCCAAGAAGGAGGCCCCGCCGGCCATGCCGGGCGGCGGCGGCATGGGCGGCATGGACTTCTGA
- a CDS encoding enoyl-CoA hydratase/isomerase family protein — MGSEGRTDELLVSIDGGIARATFNRPQARNALTFAMYEDLAAFCARVNEDPSVRVLVISGAGGKAFAAGTDIAQFRAFTTPQDPLDYERRIDRILSTLETCRVPTIASVAGACTGGGAAIAACCDLRVASAEARFGFPIARTLGNCLSLSSLARLSGLVGAARVKEMIFTGRLYEAEEAKAAGFLHEVVPDADALAARTEALALTVAAQAPLTLRATKEGLRRIQAVPSEAGDDLILMCYTSEDFREGIEAFLGKRPPQWKGR; from the coding sequence ATGGGCAGCGAGGGACGGACGGACGAGTTGCTGGTCTCGATCGACGGGGGCATCGCCCGCGCGACCTTCAACCGGCCGCAGGCGCGCAACGCGCTCACCTTCGCGATGTACGAGGACCTCGCCGCCTTCTGCGCGCGCGTCAACGAGGATCCCTCGGTGCGGGTGCTCGTCATCTCCGGGGCCGGCGGCAAGGCCTTCGCGGCGGGGACGGACATCGCCCAGTTCCGCGCCTTCACGACGCCGCAGGACCCGCTCGATTACGAGCGGCGCATCGACCGCATCCTGTCGACCCTGGAGACCTGCCGGGTCCCGACCATCGCGTCGGTCGCGGGGGCCTGCACGGGCGGCGGGGCGGCGATCGCGGCCTGCTGCGACCTGCGCGTCGCCTCCGCGGAGGCCCGGTTCGGCTTCCCGATCGCCCGGACCCTCGGCAATTGCCTCTCGCTGTCGAGCCTCGCGCGGCTCTCGGGCCTGGTCGGCGCGGCCCGGGTCAAGGAGATGATCTTTACGGGCCGGCTCTACGAGGCCGAGGAGGCGAAGGCGGCGGGCTTCCTGCACGAGGTCGTGCCGGACGCGGACGCGCTCGCGGCCCGCACCGAGGCGCTCGCCCTCACCGTCGCGGCCCAGGCCCCGCTGACCCTGCGCGCCACCAAGGAGGGGCTGCGCCGCATCCAGGCGGTCCCCTCCGAGGCGGGCGACGACCTGATCCTGATGTGTTACACGAGCGAGGATTTCCGCGAGGGGATCGAGGCCTTCCTGGGCAAGCGCCCGCCGCAGTGGAAGGGGCGCTGA
- the groES gene encoding co-chaperone GroES has product MQFRPLHDRVVVRRIESEEKTKGGIIIPDTAKEKPQEGEIVAVGPGARDETGKVTPLDVKAGDRVLFGKWSGTEVKIDGQDLLIMKESDIMGVLA; this is encoded by the coding sequence ATGCAATTCCGTCCGCTGCACGACCGCGTGGTCGTCCGTCGCATCGAGAGCGAGGAGAAGACCAAGGGCGGCATCATCATCCCGGACACCGCCAAGGAGAAGCCCCAGGAGGGCGAGATCGTCGCCGTCGGCCCGGGCGCCCGCGACGAGACCGGCAAGGTGACCCCCCTCGACGTGAAGGCCGGTGACCGCGTGCTGTTCGGCAAGTGGTCGGGCACCGAGGTCAAGATCGACGGCCAGGACCTCCTGATCATGAAGGAGTCCGACATCATGGGCGTGCTCGCGTAA
- a CDS encoding sensor domain-containing diguanylate cyclase: MCRTAAALLGLPAALVSRAGAEGHRIEAACGLPVAEAPRAAALCAQVLLGDEVLVVEDAAEDPRVSEAGRARGTSLRFFAGVPLILAPGLRLGVLAVLGPTPRRVSPEERARLADLAAIVGAHLRLRHTEAVLRTSEAHFRLLAESASDMIVLADADTTRRYVSPASLPLLGYAPEELVGTRPIDGVHPDDAAGYRALLDRVSRGEADRVVGRQRYRRKDGRFVWVEATFSVMREGGTGLPTGYVAAVRDISERKEAESRIAHLALHDALTGLPNRLLLRDRLQQELALVQRYGGAFALLCLDLDHFKEVNDRFGHAAGDALLCAAAERIRRIIRTEDTAARIGGDEFVILQTRTNQPVNAEAMARRLIEALHAPFALAGFPPLTVGVSIGVAFAPRDSLDGEGLYRLADQALYAAKAAGRGVVRLAPHSARACAGA, from the coding sequence ATGTGCCGCACGGCCGCGGCCCTGCTCGGCCTGCCGGCCGCCCTGGTGTCGCGCGCGGGGGCGGAGGGCCACCGGATCGAGGCGGCGTGCGGGCTCCCGGTCGCGGAGGCGCCCCGGGCGGCCGCGCTCTGCGCGCAGGTCCTCCTGGGCGACGAGGTGCTGGTGGTCGAGGATGCGGCGGAGGATCCGCGCGTCTCCGAGGCGGGCCGGGCGCGCGGGACCTCCCTGAGGTTCTTCGCCGGAGTTCCGCTGATCCTGGCTCCGGGCCTGCGCCTCGGGGTGCTGGCCGTGCTCGGCCCGACCCCGCGCCGCGTCTCGCCCGAGGAGCGCGCGCGCCTCGCGGATCTCGCGGCGATCGTCGGCGCGCATCTGCGCCTGCGCCACACCGAGGCGGTCCTGCGCACCAGCGAGGCGCATTTCCGGCTCCTGGCCGAGAGCGCCTCCGACATGATCGTGCTCGCCGACGCGGATACGACCCGGCGCTACGTCTCGCCGGCCTCGCTCCCCCTCCTCGGCTACGCGCCCGAGGAACTCGTCGGCACCCGCCCGATCGACGGCGTCCACCCGGACGACGCGGCGGGCTACCGCGCCCTGCTCGACCGCGTGAGCCGCGGCGAGGCCGACCGGGTCGTGGGCCGGCAGCGCTACCGGCGCAAGGACGGCCGCTTCGTCTGGGTCGAGGCGACGTTCAGCGTGATGCGCGAGGGCGGGACGGGCCTGCCCACCGGCTACGTGGCGGCGGTGCGCGACATCTCGGAGCGCAAGGAGGCGGAGAGCCGGATCGCGCATCTGGCGCTCCACGACGCGCTCACGGGCCTGCCGAACCGCCTGCTGCTGCGCGACCGGTTGCAGCAGGAACTGGCCCTGGTGCAGCGCTACGGCGGCGCCTTCGCGCTGCTCTGCCTCGACCTCGACCATTTCAAGGAGGTGAACGACCGCTTCGGCCACGCGGCCGGCGACGCGCTCCTGTGCGCCGCGGCCGAGCGGATCCGGCGCATCATCCGGACCGAGGACACGGCGGCGCGGATCGGCGGGGACGAGTTCGTGATTCTCCAGACCCGCACGAACCAGCCGGTCAATGCCGAGGCCATGGCCCGCCGCCTGATCGAGGCGCTCCACGCCCCCTTCGCCCTCGCGGGCTTTCCCCCGCTCACCGTGGGGGTGAGCATCGGGGTCGCCTTCGCCCCGCGCGACAGTCTCGACGGGGAGGGCCTCTACCGGCTGGCGGACCAGGCGCTCTACGCCGCCAAGGCGGCGGGGCGCGGCGTCGTGCGCCTCGCCCCGCACTCCGCCCGCGCGTGCGCCGGGGCCTGA
- a CDS encoding SOUL family heme-binding protein has translation MQTFFYYLATLVESALSLVGIRAAYEAPAYALVRRLDGEVEIRDYAPRTVIETGTRGPGDAEAFRRLFRTITGGNRGARLIAMTVPVEQAERPAAPASPGTAGEGSMRFVLPRKVVAAGAPEPTDPQVRLVHLPPQRLAVLRFSGAADARTRRVREEELLRSLAAAGLAPRGAPVLLSYDPPMTPPFLRRNEVAVEVASAP, from the coding sequence ATGCAGACATTCTTCTATTACCTCGCCACGCTCGTCGAATCCGCCCTCTCGCTGGTGGGGATCCGGGCGGCCTACGAGGCACCGGCCTACGCCCTGGTGCGCCGCCTCGACGGGGAGGTCGAGATCCGGGATTACGCGCCGCGGACGGTGATCGAGACCGGAACGCGCGGGCCAGGCGATGCCGAGGCCTTCCGGCGCCTGTTCCGCACGATCACCGGGGGCAATCGGGGCGCGCGGCTGATCGCCATGACGGTGCCGGTGGAGCAGGCCGAGCGGCCCGCCGCGCCGGCTTCCCCCGGGACGGCGGGGGAGGGGTCGATGCGCTTCGTCCTGCCGCGCAAGGTGGTCGCGGCGGGCGCGCCGGAGCCGACCGACCCGCAGGTGCGGCTCGTGCACCTGCCCCCGCAGCGGCTGGCGGTGCTGCGCTTCTCGGGGGCCGCGGACGCGCGCACGCGCCGCGTCCGGGAGGAGGAGCTGCTGCGCAGCCTCGCGGCGGCCGGGCTCGCGCCGCGCGGCGCGCCCGTGCTCCTGTCCTACGATCCACCGATGACGCCCCCGTTCCTGCGCCGGAACGAGGTGGCGGTGGAGGTGGCCTCAGCCCCCTGA
- the glcE gene encoding glycolate oxidase subunit GlcE — protein MSVYQPRTEAEAAEMVAAAAQRRERLRLVGGGTRAGIGRPAQDEATLSARSLTGITLYEPAELVIRALAGTPLAEVEARLAAGRQMLPFEPMDHRPLLGSSGEPTIGAVAAGNISGPRRIMAGAARDSLIGVRFVNGRGEVVKSGGRVMKNVTGLDLVKLMAGSWGTLGFLTEVTFKVLPVPESAATLVFPGLDDARAVEALSLALGSPFEITGAAHWPAGIDGGEARSFLRIEGFSASIDYRLGELRRLLRRFGTPAVIEGGEAASLWASVRDATPFAASAGEGVVWRISTAPTRGPLVTAAIARERAAAWFYDWGGGLIWLRTSPEGDAGAAALRAAVAQVGGHATLVRAPEAVRAAVPVFEPLAEPLMRLTAGIKAAHDPAGLFNPGRMYPGV, from the coding sequence ATGAGCGTGTACCAGCCCCGGACCGAGGCGGAGGCGGCGGAGATGGTGGCGGCCGCGGCCCAGCGGCGGGAGCGGCTGCGGCTCGTCGGCGGCGGCACCCGCGCGGGGATCGGGCGCCCGGCCCAGGACGAGGCGACCCTGTCGGCCCGCTCCCTCACCGGCATCACGCTCTACGAGCCGGCCGAGCTCGTGATCCGGGCGCTGGCCGGCACCCCCCTGGCCGAGGTGGAGGCGCGGCTCGCCGCCGGGCGCCAGATGCTGCCCTTCGAGCCGATGGACCACCGCCCGCTCCTCGGCTCCTCGGGCGAGCCGACCATCGGGGCGGTGGCGGCCGGCAACATCTCGGGGCCGCGGCGGATCATGGCCGGGGCGGCCCGCGACAGCCTGATCGGCGTGCGCTTCGTCAACGGGCGCGGCGAGGTGGTGAAGTCGGGGGGGCGCGTGATGAAGAACGTCACCGGCCTCGACCTCGTCAAGCTGATGGCCGGCTCCTGGGGCACCCTCGGCTTCCTGACCGAGGTGACCTTCAAGGTCCTGCCGGTGCCCGAGAGCGCCGCGACCCTGGTGTTCCCCGGCCTCGACGATGCCCGGGCGGTCGAGGCGCTGAGCCTCGCCCTCGGCTCGCCCTTCGAGATCACCGGGGCGGCGCACTGGCCCGCCGGGATCGACGGCGGCGAGGCGCGCAGCTTCCTGCGCATCGAGGGGTTCTCCGCCTCGATCGATTACCGGCTCGGCGAGCTGCGCCGGCTGCTGCGCCGCTTCGGCACCCCGGCCGTGATCGAGGGCGGGGAGGCGGCCTCGCTCTGGGCCTCGGTGCGCGACGCGACGCCCTTCGCGGCCTCGGCCGGCGAGGGGGTGGTCTGGCGCATCTCGACGGCGCCGACGCGGGGCCCGCTCGTGACCGCCGCCATTGCCCGGGAGCGCGCGGCGGCGTGGTTCTACGACTGGGGGGGCGGCCTGATCTGGCTGCGCACGAGCCCCGAGGGCGATGCGGGCGCGGCGGCGCTGCGGGCGGCGGTGGCGCAGGTCGGCGGCCACGCCACCCTGGTGCGGGCCCCCGAGGCGGTGCGCGCCGCCGTGCCGGTCTTCGAGCCGCTGGCGGAGCCGCTGATGCGCCTCACGGCCGGGATCAAGGCGGCCCACGATCCGGCCGGATTGTTCAACCCGGGCCGCATGTATCCGGGGGTGTGA
- a CDS encoding lipopolysaccharide biosynthesis protein yields the protein MAVIAAFVINAALNFALGLLIAQFLGPADFGRFALGTAGAVLLNTLLFEWLRLSATRFYSDRVRRDEPWIRAMLNRAYAAVAVGLAGAALLVLAGGELAARWHDETRLAAAAAAAAVGIGLFDAAAALTRARFEGGLYFRLVLAKNALALALMTATAWLLPFPPLVMVAGGLSQFLAVLAVRRALADPPHAPDRARRHATLRVFAAYGLPLIAANAVYHLMPFANRAAVAALAGFSESGYFSLAADIGGRIFSTLGAALDLLLFQLAVQAEEHHGAAAGEAQVARNGAVVVALLLPCAAGFWLVAPAVEAIVVPEAFRGHFAHYTLLLLPGLFAGALMNFALNPIFQIRRRTRPVIVAALIGAGVNGLGGLALARAFGASGIAAAQSLGLMAACLFLALRGLTGPRRLRLPLRDLAASLAATGLMVAAVLPLRGLGPWPALGASVAAGAAVYGAAVWIFDIAGLRAAVAPRLRRAVPAA from the coding sequence ATGGCGGTCATCGCAGCCTTCGTGATCAACGCCGCCCTCAACTTCGCGCTGGGGCTGCTGATCGCGCAGTTCCTCGGGCCGGCGGATTTCGGCCGCTTCGCCCTCGGGACGGCCGGGGCCGTGCTGCTCAACACGCTCCTGTTCGAGTGGCTGCGCCTCTCGGCGACGCGCTTCTACTCCGACCGGGTCCGCCGGGACGAGCCCTGGATCCGCGCCATGCTGAACCGCGCCTACGCGGCGGTGGCGGTCGGGCTCGCGGGCGCGGCGCTCCTCGTCCTGGCGGGGGGCGAACTCGCCGCGCGCTGGCACGACGAGACGCGGCTCGCCGCGGCCGCGGCCGCCGCCGCGGTCGGGATCGGCCTCTTCGACGCGGCCGCGGCGCTCACCCGGGCGCGGTTCGAGGGCGGGCTCTATTTCCGGCTGGTCCTGGCCAAGAACGCCCTCGCCCTGGCGCTGATGACCGCGACCGCTTGGCTCCTGCCGTTCCCGCCCCTCGTGATGGTGGCGGGCGGCCTCAGCCAGTTCCTCGCGGTGCTGGCCGTGCGGCGCGCCCTCGCCGACCCGCCGCACGCGCCGGACCGGGCGCGCCGGCACGCGACGTTGCGGGTGTTCGCGGCCTACGGGCTGCCGCTGATCGCCGCGAACGCGGTCTACCACCTGATGCCCTTCGCCAACCGGGCGGCGGTGGCGGCCCTGGCGGGCTTCTCCGAGTCGGGCTACTTCTCCCTGGCGGCCGATATCGGCGGGCGGATCTTCAGCACGCTCGGCGCCGCGCTCGATCTGCTGCTGTTCCAGCTCGCCGTGCAGGCCGAGGAGCATCACGGCGCGGCGGCCGGCGAGGCGCAGGTGGCGCGCAACGGCGCCGTGGTGGTGGCGCTGCTGCTGCCCTGCGCGGCGGGGTTCTGGCTCGTCGCCCCGGCGGTCGAGGCGATCGTGGTGCCGGAGGCGTTCCGCGGGCATTTCGCCCATTACACGCTGCTCCTGCTGCCCGGCCTGTTCGCCGGGGCGCTGATGAACTTCGCCCTGAATCCGATCTTCCAGATCCGCCGCCGCACGCGGCCGGTGATCGTCGCGGCCCTGATCGGGGCCGGGGTGAACGGGCTCGGCGGGCTCGCGCTCGCGCGCGCCTTCGGCGCCTCGGGCATCGCGGCGGCGCAGTCCCTCGGCTTGATGGCGGCCTGCCTGTTCCTGGCCCTGCGCGGCCTTACCGGGCCGCGGCGCCTGCGCCTGCCGCTGCGCGACCTCGCCGCTTCCCTGGCGGCGACCGGCCTGATGGTGGCGGCGGTGCTGCCCCTGCGGGGCCTCGGCCCCTGGCCGGCGCTCGGGGCGAGCGTGGCGGCGGGCGCGGCGGTCTACGGCGCCGCGGTCTGGATCTTCGACATCGCGGGCCTGCGCGCGGCGGTGGCGCCGCGCCTGCGCCGGGCGGTTCCGGCCGCCTAA
- a CDS encoding CBS domain-containing protein, with amino-acid sequence MTVPTVGDVIAGHPLHAVTGSFTIASVCHRMRALNVGALAVLDEGRLIGIISERDIARRVIAGHRDPMLTLVREVMTREPLTIAAQAPLAEAHRLMAERGIRHLPVMRDEAVVGMISLRDIPAEAGAEALA; translated from the coding sequence ATGACCGTCCCCACCGTCGGCGACGTGATCGCCGGCCACCCCCTCCACGCGGTGACCGGGAGCTTCACGATCGCGAGCGTCTGCCACCGGATGCGGGCGCTCAACGTCGGCGCGCTCGCGGTGCTGGACGAGGGCCGGCTCATCGGCATCATCAGCGAGCGCGACATCGCCCGGCGGGTGATCGCGGGCCACCGCGACCCGATGCTGACCCTGGTGCGCGAGGTGATGACCCGCGAGCCCCTGACCATCGCCGCGCAGGCGCCCCTCGCCGAGGCGCACCGGCTCATGGCCGAGAGGGGCATCCGCCACCTGCCGGTGATGCGGGACGAGGCGGTGGTCGGCATGATCTCGCTGCGCGACATCCCGGCCGAGGCCGGGGCCGAGGCGCTCGCCTGA